The archaeon genome includes the window CTCTCTTCTCAAGCCTAGCCAGGACTCGCTCAATGGTTCTTGGCTTGACGTCCTTCAGCCTGCGAATGATGTCGCCATGCCGCAGCCAATCGTTCTTCTGGTCCCACAGTGCCATGACCATCCGTTCGCCCTCCGACGCGAGGGCGTCGACCCTGCCGGATCGGAACCTAGGTTTCTTCGGAGCCATAACTGCGGTTGATGATGGGTCACGTCTTAAAGGGGGCCGAACGTGTCACTACTGACACGTTGGGCAGCACTCCTCTGAGCTAGACGAGCGACGTCCAGCTGCCAGTCCTGATGCGTTCCTTCTTCTTGTATAGGGTGTGCACATCATAGCAGACTTCTAGATACTTGGGTGGTATCCTCACCTCCACCGAGCGGATGCTCATTATCCTCCCATCATATCTCCCGTCAAAGAAGACTGGTCGGCCGTCAAGCAGTTCCCGAGGAAACCTCAAGGGTGTTTCGTCATCTGGGTTTGTGTTGGGAGGGAGCCTACCACGAAGGTAAGAGAGGCCGTCGTCTTCACTTGCATACAGATAGAGCCTGCGTTCAGGCTCAAGTGGGACCGACTCGCCATACTGCGCCAGCCTCCACTTTGGCTCGATTGTGGAACGCAGGCCGAACCTTCTGATTGAATCGAGTCTCTTGGTCCGAGTGTTGTGATAGAAGTATCGGTCAACAGGAAGGTCGTGGGAATTGAGGGGTTTTCCCGCATCCTCGGAGGACCACAGTCTGTACTCTCGGCCGTTCCTCGCTACTCCGAAGAGACGGTGCGGTTCTTCCACCCGGACCTTCGTAATCTCTCCATCCCCGCTCTTATCGGAGAAAGCATCCGCTTCGGCCTTGGTCTTGAAGAACCCCCGGTTCCCCTGACATTCCGCTACGTACCTGAACTGGTTAGGCCTCTTGGTTAATTGCTGCACACTTCCCTGGGCCCTTCTTGCAAGTCCGATCCTCAGTTTTGCCGTGATTTGACCGTGAGTTAACTGCCAAGGTCAGTCGTCTCTGACCTCTGGTGTCTGCTCCGGTCTGTCCAATACAACAGAATTGGTGGGGTCGGCCGGATTTGAACCAGCGATCTTCAGCGCCCGAGGCTGAAAGCCTAGACCAGACTTGCCCCTTCGGGCCAGGAGTTCCGGGCCCCAAGGTCTAGCCGACGACCCCTTGGCCCGCGGCCCGGTGAGGTTCGTTTTATATCCTATCTGAGAAGCTGGCAACTCTGTTTGCTTCTCGGTTCTGGAAAGGGAATCACGCAGCAGACCAGTGCGGCGGTTCTCATCATGGCCATCGTGGTCGTCGGAGGAGCAGCCTACATCTTCTATGGTCAGATCACGGGTGGGGGTCCGACAAGTACGAGTTCGACCACACACTCATCCGCGAAGTCCGTGATTCTCTATGTGAACCAAGGAAACGGCAAGGTCAACGACACGAATTTCGCTTCGATGGTCGACTTCGCCATTGGGAAGGGCTTCAACACGGTCTTCTTCCAAGTCTACCGGGGAGGGGAACTCCTCTTCACCCAAGGCCAGCTCGGAAGCTTCGTGCTGACCTCGCATCAGTCAGGGCTGAAGATCTACTTCTCGCTGTACATCACCGCCCCGTCGCAGCCCCTCCCTTCCTTGATCTACGGCATTGGGGAGGACGGCATCAGCCTTGACATGTCAGGCCTCACAACAGCGTCCCAGGAGTCCTTTCTCAACGCTCTGAAGGGCAGCTATTCGGGCTCGACCGCCGTGACCACCACCAACATGACCTCCAGCCTACACCCAGACCTGCTCGTCTTGGAGACCTACCAGTCGTCGCTCCAGTCATTCATCGCGCCTGGGAGCGTCGGAAGTGTGGGGGTCTTCGCGACGACGAGCAAGCAGGACTACCAAGCCAGGTTCATGTACGCTTACACTCACAGTGACGGCGTGATGGTCTTCGACTACGCGGGGCTCGTGAAGTCGGGGTATTAGGTCGACCCCGGTCAATAAATACGAGGCCTGCTCATTGAAGCATGCGATGATTTCAGCCTCATGCTGTGTGGCCTGTCCCGAATGCAACGATGACTACCTGCAGCTCACAGACAGGGAGATGAGGATCTGTGAGACGGTCTGCTCCAGCAGCGCTCCCATAGGCTTCTCGGCTGTGAAGAGGGCCGTGGGACTTCACCAGGAAGTCGTCTCCAGGACCTTGAAGCGACTGGTCAACTACGGGGCCCTAGAAAGGGTCAGCGGGAAGTATCGCCGGAAGACCGGTCAATAACTACCTGCAGTCCCCATACACCTGACGGGGTGAATCGATTGGCGTGTTGCTGTTGCTGCTGTTGTTGCGACGAAGTCGAATCGAAGCCGAAGTAGCAGCTTAGGGGCTCGCGATGATTGTGACGTTGATCATCATCGCTTCGCTCGGGTTCACCGGTTGTTCTGGATAAGGGTCGGTGGACCCATAGACCTGTAGGGCCGCAAGTGCATCGACCACGCTCATCCCAGAGATGACCCGGCCGAAGACCGCGTAGCGCCCGTCCAGGTTCCTGTTGTCCCCAGTGTTGACATAAAATTGGCAACTCCCGCTGTTGTTGTCGTTTCCCCTCGCGAGTCCCAGGTAGCTTCGGTCGTTGTGTAGGCTCGCGTTCGAGACCTCGAGCGGTACCGTTGGAGTAGAACTGCCACCCCCCCATGTGCTTCGGTCGCCTGCGGCATTCCTTGTGCTCGGGTCGCCTGTCTGAATGACAGAAACATCGGGGGCCGCGGCTATTCTGTGCCAGACCAGATTGTCGTAGAAGCCCGTCTGGGCTAGGTGAACAAAGTTGGCAACGGTCTGCGGGGCCGAGGAGGGGTACAGCTCGACCTCAAACGAACCAAGGCTCGTGTAGATCCTTGCATACTTGCCGGTACCGGGGAGAGTCGAAGCCCCAGAGTTGTAGTAATACCATCCGGCGGCTACCACCAGGACGGCCACGACGACCCCGATGAGAAGGTAAGTGGTTCTCCGACTAGTGGGCTTCCTCCTGCCCGGCTTGTTAACCACTTCGGAGCCCACTCCAAACGGCCCGCTGAAATAGGATTCGGTCTTCCTCTCATGCCATGAGAGACTTTATAGCCCAAGTCGAACCTAGACGCTTCATTGGCTTCCGAAGAGAGAAAGACGGTCATCGTTGGCCAATCCAAGCCCATCCTGAACTACGTGACCGCCTGCATAACCATGTTCAACGGGGGCGCCCACCAGGTCGTTCTCAGGGCGCGCGGTGAGGCGATCAACATGTCCGTGGAGGTCGCTCAGATGCTGAAGAAGCGCTTCATGAGCAATGTGGAGATCTCCAACATCAAGATCGACGGTGAGAGCGTCACTTCGAGGGATGGAAGGCAGCTCAACCTGCCGGTCATTGAGATAGAGCTCTCGATACCCCAGTAAGTATTTTAGCCCGAAATCCTCGGCGCTTCACGATTTCTATGGGAGCACGCAAGTTCGCCAAGGTCGGCGGGAAGCTCCCCGGACCCAAGGCCGCGGCCGTCGTCAAGAAGACTGAGAAGTTCCTCTCACCTTCGATTTCACGCTTCTATCCGCTCGTGGTGGAGTCTGCCCACGGCTCGCTTGTGAAGGACGTCGACGGGAACCAGTTCCTGGACTTCGCCGCTGGGATCGCGGTCCTCAGCACCGGGTCGACGCACCCCAAAGTGGTCGATGCCATCCAGAGGCAGGCTGAGAAGTTCATCCACTTCTCTTACACCGACTTCTACTACGACAATCTCGTCGAGCTGACTGAGAGCCTTGTCTCCAAGATCCCGGGCGACTTCCCGAAGATGGCCTACTACGGCAACAGCGGCGCAGAGGCGATCGAAGCGGCGATGAAGCTATCCCGAAACTACACCAGGAGGCCGATCTACCTCGCCCATGGCGGCGCCTTCCATGGGCGGACGATGGGCTCTCTGAGCCTTACGGCGAGCAAGCCTATCCAGAGGAAGGGTTCGCTTCCCCTCGTCCCCGACGTCGTCCACTTCCCTTTTCCCTACTGCTTCAGATGTCCGTGGAAGCAGACCTTCCCGGAGTGCGACTACTACTGCGTCGACTACTTCAAGGAACAGTACCTTGAGAAGTTTGTCCCGATAGACGAGATAGCAGCGTACTTCTTCGAGCCGATTCAGGGCGAGGGTGGCTACGTCGTCCCACCGCCTGAATACTTCAAGAAGATGGAGTTCCTCAGGAAAGAGGGGGTTCTCTTCGTCTCGGACGAGATACAGACCGGAGTAGGGAGGACAGGGAAGTTCTTGGGAATCGAGAATTTCGGGGTCGTACCTGACATAGTGACGATCGCAAAGGGCATCGCGTCGGGGCTCCCTCTGGGGATTATGGTCGCCAAGTCCGAGGTCATGAACAGCTGGAAGCCTGGGCAGCACGCGTCCACCTTCGGGGCCAACCCCATCGCGGTCGAGGCCGCTCTGGCGACCCTGGAGGTCATGAAGACTGAACGGCTGATGGAGAACGCCAAGAGAGTAGGAGGGAAAGCGATGAAGAGGCTCCTCGAAATAAAGGAGAAGTTCGAGATCGTCGGCGACGTGAGAGGCCTGGGCTTGTTCATCGGTGTGGAGATCGTCAAGGACAAGAAGACCAAGACACGCGGCGAAGAGGAGGCCAAGGACATCATGGACTACTGCTTCAAGCACGGGCTCCTGGTGATAATGGCGGGAAGGAACACCATCAGGGTGATCCCACCCCTGAACATCTCCGAAGAAGAGATGACCGAGGGCCTTGACATCCTTGAGGAAGGGATCGCTCTGGTCAATTCGAAGACCGTGAAAGGTTAGGCCATGTATGACTTCGACTCGTTAGTAGGCGACCTGCTTTCGCAGAGGCCTGAGCTCTCGAGAGAGGAACTCTCGAGGAGGATTGAAGAGAAGAAGAAGACCGTGGGTGCAGGCTACCTGACCGACCAGGGGGCCCTCTTTCTGGTCGCGGGGGAGATGGGGATATCTCTGCGTAAGGACGAGACCGGCGCCGACCTCAGGATAAAGGACCTCTACATCGGAGCCAACGACGTAACCGTGGTCGCCAGGGTGCTGGCGGTCTATCCCATTTCTTCGTTCAACAAGAAGGAAGGCGGGGAAGGGAAGTACAAGCGACTTGTCCTCTTCGACGGGAGTCAGACCGCTCGGATGACTATCTGGGAGGAGGGGATCGAGGAGGTAGAGAAACTGAATCTTCAGACTGACATGCCAGTCAGGGTGATGAGCGGCTACGTCAAGCAGGGGCTGGACGGGAAGCCGAACCTCAACCTTGGGAAGAGGGGGAAGGTCGAAGTGGTCGAGGACCAGAAGGTCCTCGCGAGGATCCCGGAGCTCTCTTCTTCCATGGAGAAGACGCCGAAGCTCGACAAGGAGGAACACTTCGTCGCTCTGCAGTTCGTGGTCAGCTCTGAACCGAGGTACAGCGAGTTCACCAGGGCAGACGGGTCGGGAGGGTCTCTCTTCCAGTTCGGAGTCGAGGGAGGCAGAGGCGAGGTGAGGGTCGTGGTCTGGAGCCCGAGTGCGAGGCCCGAGCTAAAGCGCGGTGACAGGGTGGTGGTGACCAACGTCAGAGCGAGGCGCTCCTCCAGCGGGGAGTACGAGGTCCACGGCGACGCGGGCAGTGCGATAATCATCGGTCAGAAGGCGGAGCGGATGAAGCTCAGGGTCGCGGCCGCGACAAGCGGGACGTCCAGGCAGCTGCTGTGTCTCGACGCCGGTGGGAAGGTGACGGTGGTGGAGTTGGGTGAAAAGGCCAGGTCTGCGGCGATGGGCGACGTAGTCGCGCTTGCCCCGGACAGGGAGTCAGGAGGGCGGCTCTACTGCGACTCGCCCGAGTCGTTGAACCTGGTGAACGACGAGTCGCTCCCCAAGCTCGAGGGACTCGTCACGAAGCTCAAGGACGCGAGGCAGGAGGGCAAGCCGATCATGGTAGAGGTGATAGCACTCTCAGCCGGGTCGGTGGATGATGTCCGCCTGACTGACGGATCTTCGGCGCGGAAGGGTGAGCTCTTGCTAGGAGACGACACGGGTGAGGTCAAGCTCGTAGCCTGGAGGGACGCCTCGGGGAAGGTCTCGGCGGTCCAGCCCGGGGAGAAGCTGAGGATAGTCGGCGTTTCGGCCAAGCTGACAAAGATGGGAGCGTGGCTCCTGGAGGCTACGCAGACTACGGTTTTGGAAAGGGTTCGGGTCCGGAACTAAGCCTTCGTCCTGCGGAGGGCTTCGTACTCGTAGACGAAGATTATCACGAGGCCGACCACGAACAGCACTATCATCGTAGTGCTGAGGAAGTTGTAGTAGCCCGCCACGTCAAGGAGAGGGAGCCGCAAACCTTCGACTCAGGCTTCGAACTCCGATAATAAGCGTTGCTGGGTTCCGTGGGCCATTAGGGAGTCGCGTTGGCCCTTTCGAATTCTTCTCTCAGTACGCCCATGCTGACGCCGTCATGGTACTTTCCGTCGAAGTACAAGCCCTCCCTGTGGGTCCCCTCCACCTTGAACCCGTTCTTTTCGGCGGCGTGCATCATCGCCTCGTTGTCGTAACGCGTGAAGAGCTCGACTTTGTGCATGTTGTACTGTTCGAAGGCCGTCCTGGTCAAGAGTCGGAGGACCTCGGTACCAAAGCCCTTGCCCCGGAAATCCTTGTCCATCGCGATACCAAAGTCGGCGGTGGTGTGGAAGGCCCTCCACCACCTGAGCGAGCACCACCCGGCTACCTTCCCCGAGGTCTTCTCGAGTATGATGAAGGTCCTGCGAAGGTCGCTGTCGCCCGCTAATTCCTTCTCGTACTCCTTCTGGAGGGACTCCATGCTCGCAAAGTGATCGGGGCGGAACCTGGCCCAGCCCATCACTTCTTCGTCGTTCTGGAGCCGATGAAGCATCGGCAGGTCCTCTTTCTCCAGTGCCCTGAGGTCGACTAGGCGTCCGCGAATCAAGGGATGCGGAGCGGGATTGTTGGCGATATTAATCCTCGGCTGACGGTTGGGGATTCTAGAAAGCCTGCGAAGAGATGCCGGGGGCGGGACTCTCGTTTCCAATTCGAGCCCGCGATCTCCGAGGACCACGGCCCTCTTCGGATCTCGCATCTTGACCGATTATGAGTTTCGCCGCACTGGCGTGCCCCGACGCAGTAGGCCAAGCTGTGCTACCCCGGCGAGGCAGACGCCGCCTGATTGAGATTAAAAGACTCGCGGAGCCTTTGAGATGAGAGTTTTCCTTCAACGATTAAAAACCGCACTCGGGCGGTCTCCGAAGGGCCGCGGTAGCTCAGCTGGTTAGAGCGTTGCCTTGGTAAGGCAAAGGTCGTGAGTCCGAACCAAAGTGTGCGGAAGTCCCACCCGCGGCTCCATCGAACAACCTTTTTCCTGCCCCGAGGGAGCGGAGGCTCGATGCCCGGGCCCACTGCGCGGCAGCTGAAGTTCTTGAGGGACCACGAGCTCTGCAGGTTCGCGACTGCCTCCAAGGAAGCAAGGCCCCACGTGGTGCCGGTCATCTACGCGATGGACAGGGAATACATCGTGATTGTTGTCGACTATGGGACCAGGAAGCTGAAGAACCTCAGGGAGAACCAAAAGGTCGCGCTCGTGGTCGACGAGTACAGGCCCAACAGGGGCCTCATGGTGGAGGGCGACTGCGAGATCCTTGAGAGAGGGAAGGAGTACCTGCGCCTCCTCCAGGTGCTCTTCGACAAGTTCGCCTATTACAGGAACAACCCCTGGGGCGAAGGCGAGTCTCCGATCCTCAAGATCAGGCCGACGAAGTGCGTGATGTGGTAGCCCCTTACTGCAGGCCGGGGCTCCGGCGCCTCTCGTAGAGCGAGAGCAGGCCGCCGGTCGTCCTCCTCGGGTCGAAGGGCTCGAGGACTGAGGCGCAGGTCGCCGCGAGGAGCTCGATGTAGCGGCGGGCGTCGTACTTCGTCTCGTCCTTGATTACGTCGACCGGCGTGGCCCGCTTCGAGTCGTGGCCCCTGTAGTCTGTGATCACGTACCGTATCCCTTCGCCTGCGTGCAGCTGGGCCCCAGCCCCGACCAGCTGGTCGACGGCCGCACGCTGGACCGTCATGCTGCTGTACTCCTCGGGAGCCTTGGAGAGGTTGGTGGTGAATGCGAGCTCTGAAGCTGGGATCTCGTGGCGCTCGAGCGCTCCTGCTGTCCTCAGGAAGACCTCTGCGCACTCAGGAACCTTGGCCTGCGCTGCCTGGACCGAGTCGGCCTCGGCCAGGACCCTGAGGATCTCCATCTGGCAGCGCGCGAAGGCGAGCGGGGTGTCGTGCCGCCGCGCCTCGATGCCCCTGACCTTCAGCTCTCCGTCTTCGTAGGCCCCGAAGTACCTGTTGAGGACCGGGATGGCGCTGTCGACCTTGGAAGGGAGGAAGGTGACCCACTTGTAGATGCCTTCGAAGGACATCGCGAACCCTGTCTCCGACTCGATCTCGGCCTTCAGGTCGAGGTAGTCGTCCCGGTCGGCCCTCTCTCTCTTGACCCAGAGGGAGTCCACGATTCCGTGGATGACCTCGAAGCCACGCCTCTCTGCGACCCGGGCCGCGTCGAGGAGGACCCTCCTGTCCCAGGCGCAGACTGCGATGTGGGCGTCTATGCGCCCGAACTTCGCGTTGTTGAATCCGAGGTACCCGAAGGTCGTGACCCCGAGCCACTTCAGGGCCGCCTGCCTGGCGTCGTACCTCTCGTAGGCCTGGCCCTGGGCCGACTTCTTGAGCTCCTTGTACCTGAGGCGCTTCTGCACTATAATCTCGATAGCGAGGGGGACGATTCCCTTCCTCCGCTCGCAGACGTTCCAGTCGAGCTCAGGGACCCTGTTCTTCGAGTCGGGGCAGCAGGAGCACCTCACCGTCTCGGCCGAGAGGTTCTTCCTGAGCATTATGTTCGGATAGAGGCCGGAGAAGTCCAGCTCCCCGACGTCTTCGTGGACGCCCATCCTCGGCTCGTAGATGAAGCCGCCCCGGTCGGCCAGGAGGAGCTCGTTCCGGTCCTTGAAGTGCTCCACCAAGGTCGGCTTCCAGGGGACGAGGAGGTCGATCTTCGTGGCGTGGTAGAACTGGAGGCTTGAGAGGGCCTTCCCGATGCTCGCCCTGCTCGAAGTCTGGAGGGGCATCCTGCAGATTCTGCTCAGCTCGAAGAGTCCCTCGAAGCCCGCTTCGGAGTAGGCGAACGAGGTGTTGACGTCGATGTGGATGCGGCCCTTGAGCTTTATCGAGGAGGGCTTGTAGTGGATCTTGCCGTAGCTGAAGTAGGAGGTCCCGCTCTTAGAGGGGACCTTCATGAGGCCCCCGTCCCTGTCGAGGGAGAGCCTCTCAGCCACTCCTGCCGCCTCGGCCCGCCTGATGAGGTACGTAAGCAGGAAGGAGTCCCCGTCCCTCGTCGTGATGAAGTCCGGGTCGGCAGAGCGGACGGTCTTGACCAGCTCCAGAATCATCTCGGCCTCGTCGGAGCTCTGGATGACGACCTCCCCTGAATCGCTCCTGAGCTTAATCGCCTCGACCCTGTCGGAAGGCCTCGCCAGCTTCCCCTCCTTCGCTATCTCGACGTCCAACTCCACCTTCCTCAGGTTCGGGATATCGTATTCGTAGGCCCAGACGTCGTCGCGGAGGTCCCACTGGAGCCTGCCCCCCGAGGACGAGACTTCGCAGTAGGCGAGGGGGAAGAGGTCGCGCTCGTAGAGGTACGTCTGGTTGGGCGGCACGTCGGCGTTGTAGAGCCTGTAGGCGCCGAAGGGTCCGAGGCGCTCTATCCTCCCGGCCACCTGCTGGGCCCTGCGCGCGTCCTTCAGCTTCGCCTCGACGACCTCCGAGCGGGCCCTGTCCGTGACCTTCTCGTACTTCATCACAGTGTTGGTCCAGGCCAGTTCGTGGCCGACCACTCGGAGCGGGACCGCGAGGTCTGTGCCGCGGTCTGCGCCTATGAAGATCGAAGGCGACCAGGAGTCGACGAGCCTGGCGACCGAGCCGTCGTCCAGCTTGAGCCAGACGACCATCTCCCCTGGCTCGCCAGGGCAGAGGTCAAGTATCCAGCCCCGCATTCCTCTCGGCCTTGATCCTCTCTACTTCGGAGGCAAGCCAGACGATGGTCTTGTGCTGCACCAGGAGGAGGCTCATGAAGAGGGCCTCGCTGGGGAAGGGGGATTCCCTGGCCTGCATCGCTGGGAAGTATTCGTAGCAGAGCCTGAGCATCTCCCTGAAGAGGTCCCTGTCCTCTGCGCGGAGGACGTCCGCGAACCGGGCCCAGGAGTCGAGCTCCTCGATGATCTCGACGTCGGTGAGCGTCATCTGCCTTCCTCCCGGGCCGTCTCAGAGAGCGCCCCCGCGGCGCGGGCGATCAGCCTGTAGTGGTGGAAGATGACGGCCATGGCCATCCCCTCGAACCTAGACGACCTTACCGCGGCCGACGAGGCGGAAGTGTAGAGCCGAGCCGAGGTGAGCATCTGGTCGAAGACGGCCCTGTCCCCCTTCGAGAGGGCCCTCCTGAAGGGCCTCCACTCCGAGGCCTCCTGCGCCTCTGCTATCCTGAACGATGGGATCGTCCGGCCCATCAGCGCACCGGCCTCCGGTCCAGCCTGAGAAGCTGGCTCATCTTGAACGTGCACTCGATGGGAGGCCTGGTCCTGTGCTTCACGAGCTCGGCCCTTACCCGCCCCCTCGATGCGGAGAAGCTGACCATCGTGTCGGCCCACGAGGCGACCAGCTCGTCGTATTTGTTGGGCGAGCCGAGAGTCGCCAGGACGAGCGAGTTCTTCTTCGTCTTCGCGATCCCCTCGTCGACTGCCGCGAGGATCCTCCTGGCCTCCCTCTCTTCGAGCTCCGGCTCGTTGAAGGTCCCGAGGACGTCGGAGAGGACCACGAGCCCCGCGGCGTAATCGTCGGCGGCC containing:
- a CDS encoding peptidylprolyl isomerase, whose translation is MGSEVVNKPGRRKPTSRRTTYLLIGVVVAVLVVAAGWYYYNSGASTLPGTGKYARIYTSLGSFEVELYPSSAPQTVANFVHLAQTGFYDNLVWHRIAAAPDVSVIQTGDPSTRNAAGDRSTWGGGSSTPTVPLEVSNASLHNDRSYLGLARGNDNNSGSCQFYVNTGDNRNLDGRYAVFGRVISGMSVVDALAALQVYGSTDPYPEQPVNPSEAMMINVTIIASP
- the albA gene encoding DNA-binding protein Alba — protein: MASEERKTVIVGQSKPILNYVTACITMFNGGAHQVVLRARGEAINMSVEVAQMLKKRFMSNVEISNIKIDGESVTSRDGRQLNLPVIEIELSIPQ
- a CDS encoding acetyl ornithine aminotransferase family protein, producing the protein MGARKFAKVGGKLPGPKAAAVVKKTEKFLSPSISRFYPLVVESAHGSLVKDVDGNQFLDFAAGIAVLSTGSTHPKVVDAIQRQAEKFIHFSYTDFYYDNLVELTESLVSKIPGDFPKMAYYGNSGAEAIEAAMKLSRNYTRRPIYLAHGGAFHGRTMGSLSLTASKPIQRKGSLPLVPDVVHFPFPYCFRCPWKQTFPECDYYCVDYFKEQYLEKFVPIDEIAAYFFEPIQGEGGYVVPPPEYFKKMEFLRKEGVLFVSDEIQTGVGRTGKFLGIENFGVVPDIVTIAKGIASGLPLGIMVAKSEVMNSWKPGQHASTFGANPIAVEAALATLEVMKTERLMENAKRVGGKAMKRLLEIKEKFEIVGDVRGLGLFIGVEIVKDKKTKTRGEEEAKDIMDYCFKHGLLVIMAGRNTIRVIPPLNISEEEMTEGLDILEEGIALVNSKTVKG
- a CDS encoding GNAT family N-acetyltransferase, encoding MIRGRLVDLRALEKEDLPMLHRLQNDEEVMGWARFRPDHFASMESLQKEYEKELAGDSDLRRTFIILEKTSGKVAGWCSLRWWRAFHTTADFGIAMDKDFRGKGFGTEVLRLLTRTAFEQYNMHKVELFTRYDNEAMMHAAEKNGFKVEGTHREGLYFDGKYHDGVSMGVLREEFERANATP
- a CDS encoding pyridoxamine 5'-phosphate oxidase family protein; the protein is MPGPTARQLKFLRDHELCRFATASKEARPHVVPVIYAMDREYIVIVVDYGTRKLKNLRENQKVALVVDEYRPNRGLMVEGDCEILERGKEYLRLLQVLFDKFAYYRNNPWGEGESPILKIRPTKCVMW